In Desulfoplanes formicivorans, a genomic segment contains:
- a CDS encoding bifunctional folylpolyglutamate synthase/dihydrofolate synthase — protein sequence MSHSPFFPTWESFNAHLDSLGLFRMKPGLERVHEGVARLNLGNPCLTLVHIVGTNGKGSTAAFLHAIASAHGYTTGVFTSPHFVTPRERIRIGGEMLSREAWLDLANDVYAACPELEFSYFELLTLMAMLAFVREGVDLAIMEAGLGGTWDATSVFAHHLTLVTPVGMDHEQVLGSTLEAIARDKAGAIEGGEVVCAPQQPGIGDIFRTRADAKEAGFREMPRDGGFVCPDGAMLDIDQIRLGLAGAFQKTNARLALAGWSVCSRIRGWSFSSLECMHGLSHARHPGRMQIIPGDPMVLLDGAHNLMGLEALARSLDQMHFGPEVMIFSCMKDKNLLDHLDRVRALCSGLILVPGIPDNSRAMDPHDLARLLGPRARACSSMHEAFDVIGKTGKRVLVCGSLFLLGEYFRMRPDML from the coding sequence ATGTCACATTCTCCTTTTTTTCCCACGTGGGAATCCTTCAACGCCCATCTTGATTCCCTGGGACTTTTCCGCATGAAACCCGGTTTGGAGCGAGTGCATGAGGGCGTGGCGCGTTTGAACCTTGGCAACCCCTGCCTGACTCTGGTCCATATCGTGGGCACCAATGGCAAGGGGTCCACGGCTGCGTTTCTGCACGCCATTGCCTCTGCCCATGGATATACCACGGGTGTGTTTACCTCGCCCCATTTTGTGACTCCCCGGGAACGCATCCGCATTGGCGGGGAGATGCTTTCCCGTGAGGCGTGGCTGGATCTGGCCAATGATGTGTACGCCGCCTGTCCGGAGCTGGAATTTTCCTATTTTGAATTGTTGACCCTCATGGCCATGCTCGCCTTTGTGCGTGAAGGGGTTGATCTGGCCATCATGGAGGCGGGTCTTGGCGGGACCTGGGATGCCACCTCGGTCTTTGCCCATCATCTGACCCTGGTCACTCCGGTGGGCATGGATCACGAACAGGTGCTGGGTTCAACCCTGGAGGCCATTGCCAGGGACAAGGCCGGAGCCATTGAGGGAGGAGAGGTGGTGTGCGCTCCCCAGCAACCGGGTATTGGCGATATTTTTCGGACCCGGGCAGATGCAAAAGAGGCCGGATTTAGGGAAATGCCCCGTGATGGCGGTTTTGTCTGTCCGGATGGGGCCATGCTGGATATTGACCAGATCAGGCTTGGACTTGCCGGTGCCTTTCAAAAGACCAATGCCAGGCTTGCCCTTGCCGGCTGGTCGGTTTGCAGCCGCATCCGGGGGTGGTCATTTTCGTCTTTGGAATGTATGCATGGGCTTTCTCATGCCAGACATCCGGGCAGGATGCAGATCATTCCGGGAGATCCCATGGTGCTTCTGGACGGAGCGCACAACCTGATGGGGCTTGAAGCCCTTGCCCGATCCCTGGATCAGATGCATTTTGGCCCCGAGGTGATGATTTTTTCCTGCATGAAGGACAAGAATCTTCTGGATCATCTGGACAGGGTCCGGGCCTTGTGTTCCGGTTTGATCCTGGTTCCCGGGATACCGGACAACTCCCGGGCCATGGACCCTCATGATCTGGCCCGTCTTCTTGGTCCCCGCGCTCGTGCCTGCTCCAGTATGCACGAGGCTTTTGATGTCATTGGCAAGACCGGCAAAAGGGTGCTGGTGTGTGGTTCCCTGTTTTTGCTTGGCGAGTATTTTCGCATGCGGCCTGACATGCTGTAG